The stretch of DNA TAATGTTCGTATATAGGTCCCTTTACTGCAACTGACTCTAAAGCGAAATTGAATCGTTTCTCCTGAAAATTCTGTCCGATCATCCAGTAATTCAATCGAGTATATGGTTACCTTCCTAGTGGGGCGCTCTACTTCAATGCCTTTTCGAGCATACTCGTACAACCGAACCCCTCCCACCTTTACTGCTGAAAACATAGGTGGGGTTTGCTCAATTTCTCCCGTCAACGAATCAAGGACCTTTTGAATTTCTTCGCGTAGAATGGTTCGATCAACATCTTTCTTTTCAACCACTTCACCGGATGCATCTTCCGTCGTGGTGGAGAAGCCTATGGTTACTTCACCTTCGTATGCTTTTCCTGCGTCCGTAATATACTCTGCAACCTTTGTAGCTTTCCCAATACAAATAGGGAGGACACCCGTTACATCCGGATCAAGTGTTCCTGTATGTCCGACTTTTTTTGTTTTTAAAATTTTTCTTAACTTAAATACACAATCATGGGAAGTTAGCCCTGCTGGTTTGAATAACGGTAATATTCCTTCCACCTTATTCACTCCGATCTCAGTAATATTCGAAAAAAATGGATAGACGGTTGTCTATCCATTTTCAATGTGAATTTCTGCTTATTTTTGAATTTATTCTTCGTCATTCTTTTCCATCGGTTTATCATCATCCTGATGCAATTGATGTAGAAGAGTATTAATTCGATTTCCATAATCGATTGATTCATCCCACTCAAAAATAATTTCAGGTGTTTTACGAAGGCGAATACGGTGGCCAATTTCTGTTCTAATAAAGCCTTTTGCTTTAGCTAAGCCTTTTAATGTATTCTCCTTTTGCTCGTCATCACCTAACACAGAAATATATACTTTTGCTTGCTGTAAATCACCTGTAACTTGAACATCAGTAACTGTCACAAAGCCGATCCGAGGATCTTTTATTTTCCGGCCGATGATGTCACTAAGTTCTTTTTTCATTTGCTCTCCAACACGATTTGCTCTGTGGCTCATCATATTCACCTCTTAATTTAAAGCCAATCAATCTCGGTGATTGTTCGTTCAATCTCTGGAAACGAGTCAATTAATTTTAGTGCGTTCTGCAATTCAATCTCTGTAGATAACCGATTAGAGGTTACAACCGCAATGGCAATTTTCGTTCTTTGCCATACATCTTGAAAGTCAACCTCGGCAACGGATACATTAAATTTCTGTTTTAGACGAGTTAGAATTCTCTGCAAAACGGCTCGTTTCTCTTTTAATGAATGAGCATCATAGATGATACATTCACATTCGGCGACACCGATGATCATTTACGTTCGATCTCTTCCATTACATAAGCTTCAATGATGTCTCCTTCTTTAACATCATTGAAATTTTTAATTGTGACACCACATTCATAACCTTTAGAAACCTCTTTAGCATCATCTTTGAAACGTTTTAGCGCATCAATTTGTCCTTCAAAGATAACAACTCCGTTACGAACTAAACGAATTCCGCTATCACGGGTAATTTTACCTTCAGTCACAAACGAACCAGCAATGGTACCAACCTTTGAAACCTTGAAAGTTTGACGAACTTCAGCTTGACCAATAATCTTTTCTTGGAATTCAGGATCAAGCATTCCCTTCATGGCTGCTTCGATTTCTTCAATTACTTTATAAATAATGCGGTGTAGACGAACATCAACCTTTTCAGCTTCCGCAGCGCGCTTAGCATTTACATCTGGACGAACGTTAAATCCGATGACAATTGCATTTGAAGCGGCTGCAAGAGTGATATCCGACTCATTAATAGCACCAGCACCACTATGAATAATTTTAATGTTTACGCCTTCTACATCTATTTTTTGCAATGATGCGGCAACGGCTTCAGCAGAACCTTGAACATCTGCTTTTAGGATGATGTTTAAGTCCTTCATTTCACCTTGCTTCAATTGGTCAAATAGTGTTTCGAGACTGACAACGGATTTTTCACCACGGTGAGCTACTAAAGCAGTTTGCGCACGCGCTTCCCCAACTTGTCGGGCTGTTTTTTCGTCTTCAAATACAACAAAACGATCTCCTGCCTGAGGAACATCATTTAGTCCTGTAATTTCTACTGGAGTAGAAGGACCCGCTTCTTTTACTCGTCGTCCTTTATCATTCACCATCGCACGAACCCGTCCGAATGTAGTTCCAACAACAATCGGGTCACCAATTTTTAAAGTACCGTTTTGAACTAATAATGTCGCAACAGATCCACGGCCTTTATCTAATTGTGCCTCGATAACCGTACCGACAGCTTTTCGGTTAGGATTGGCCTTATATTCTTCTACTTCACTTACAAGTAAGATCATTTCAAGAAGAGTGTCAATTCCTTCTCCGGTTTTTGCAGAAAGTGGTACAAAGATAGTATCCCCACCCCATGCTTCAGATACTAATCCATGTTCAGTTAATTCCTGCATAACTCGGTCAGCATTTGCAGCTTCTTTATCCATTTTGTTTACAGCAACAATGATTGGAACTTCAGCAGCCTTTGCATGGTTAATCGCTTCAACTGTTTGTGGCATTACACCATCATCTGCCGCTACCACAAGAATGGTAATGTCAGTGATTTTCGCTCCACGAGCACGCATGGTTGTAAATGCAGCGTGTCCCGGTGTATCAAGGAAAGTAATCTTCTTTCCATTTTCAACTACTTGATAGGCACCAATATGCTGAGTAATTCCGCCAGCTTCACCTTCAGTTACCTTTGTATTACGAATAGAATCAAGAAGGGTTGTTTTACCATGGTCAACGTGACCCATAATCGTTACAACAGAAGGTCTTTCTACTAAGTCTTCTGCTCCATCTTCGGTAAAGTAAACTTCAAGATCCGTTGTGTCAATCTTGATTTCTTCTTCAACCTCTACCCCATATTCCCCAGCGATCAATTCAATCGCATCTTTATCGAGCACTTGGTTAATGGTAGCCATCACACCAAGTAAAAAGAGCTTTTTAATGATTTCTGACGGTTCACGATAGATTTTTTTTGCAAGTTCACCAACAGTTAATGACTCACTAAAAGTAATTTTAGCTGGAAGCTCTTTTTCTTTTTTCTTCTGAGGCTGTGCTTGCTGAACTGGTGTATGAGTCTTCTTCTTGTTATTATTATTATTGCGATTATTACGATTTTGGTTATTATTATAAGGCTTAGCCTTTGCTTTATCTGCACTACTGAAGACTTTATTTTCTTTGGATTGATTTTCTTGGCTCTGTTTTTTGCCTTCAGCCGCTTTTGGAGGAGAGACAACTTTTACCTTCTTAGGAGTAGGAGATTTATCTGCAGCTTCCTCAAACGCTTTAGGTGCATTTTTAGACTGTACTTGCGGCTTTTGACCAGACTGTGCCGGTCTTTGATTTGGACGTTGCTGTTGTTGCTGCTGAGCAGGACGTCCATTTGAGCGTTGTTGCTGCCCGCCACCCATTTGTTTACTCTGTTGTGTAGTGCTTTCTTTTTTGTTGAATGTTGCGTCAAGTTTTTTTACTTCTGAATCTTCTATTGTTGCCATATGGTTAGAAACCTCTATATTCATTTCTTTTAATTTTGTAATAATTTCTTTACTTGAAATATTGTGTTTTTTTGCGTATTCATAAACACGGATTTTACTCATATTTTCACCCCCGCTAGATTTAATCGAGCAACGTTACCAGTTTTTTTGCAAATCCTTCATCCAAAACAGCTACAACAACTCGTGCTTCCTTGCCAATTGCTTGACCTAGAAGATGACGGTCTTCGACTATTTTCAACTGTACATGATAGGAATTACATTTATCTGTAATTTTTTTAGTCGTATTTGCAGATGCATCCGCGGCTAATAAAACAAGCTTTGCTTTACCGTTTCTAATATCCTTTAAGGCAAGCTCTTCACCCGATATGATTTTACGCGCTCGATTGGCCAAGCCAAGCAATGACATCCATTGATTTTGTTTCATTTGGATTGTCAGTTCTCCTTCTCAATTAGCTCAAGTAGTTCTTCGTATATCGAATCATTTATAGAAACCTCTAAATGGTTAGCTAAAGTATTTTTCTTCTTGGCTAATAGGATTGCTTCTTTGTCTCTTGAAAGGTATGCACCTCTACCGGATTTTTTTCCAGTTAGGTCAATGGTTACATCCCCTTCTTTTGAGCGAACGATGCGAACGAGTTCTTTTTTCGGCTTCATTTCACCGGTTGCCACACATTTGCGCATAGGAACTTTTTTTCTTGTGTTCACGATCATTCACCTCCTAATTAGTCCAAATCATCATCTTCATAATCAAAATCTGTATCCACTTGATTATCAAAAAGTCTGATTGTTTCTTCACGTGGATAAATTCCAAGCTCTCGTGCTTCAGTTTCAGCTTTGATATCAATTTTCCAGCCAGTTAACTTTGCTGCTAGTCGAGCATTTTGACCGCGTTTACCGATTGCTAATGAAAGCTGATAATCAGGTACAACAACTGTTGTCGCTTTTTCATTTTCGTTCACCATAACATCTAGCACTTTTGAAGGGCTTAAAGAATTAGCGACAAAAACAACTGGATCATCTGACCATTTAACGATATCAATTTTTTCACCTTTTAACTCATTAACTACCGCTTGCACCCTTGTTCCTTTTGGTCCAACACAAGAACCAACTGGATCAACCTCAGGATTATCGGAATGAACGGAAATTTTCGAGCGGTCACCTGCTTCACGGGCAACAGATTTAATTTCAACTGTACCATCGTAAATTTCAGGAACTTCAATTTCAAATAGACGTTTCAGTAATCCAGGATGAGTTCTAGAAACAAAAATTTGTGGACCTTTAGTAGTTTTTTCCACTTTAGTAATAAAAACTTTGATTCGATCATGCGGTTTGTAACGTTCATTTGGCATTTGTTCATTTAATGGTAATAGTGCTTCTATTTTACCAAGGCTGACATAAATAAATTTAGAATCAAGTCTTTGAACGATACCTGTCATGATGTCTTCTTCACGATCAATAAATTCAGAATAAATAATACCTCTTTCAGCTTCTCTAACACGCTGAGTTACCACTTGTTTCGCTGTTTGCGCAGCAATTCTTCCGAAGTCTTTTGGAGTTACTTCCATTTCGACAACATCTTCTACCTGGTAATTAGGATTAATGTGTTGTGCATCTGCAATAGAAATTTCAAGCCGTGGATCGAATACCTCATCAACCACTTCTTTTCTTGCAAAAACGCGCATAGAACCAGATTGTAAGTTCAAATCAATGCGGACATTTTGTGCCTGATTGAAATTACGACGGTATGCTGATACCAATGCCGCCTCAATAGCATCAATTAGTATATCTCTGGAAATACCTTTCTCTCTTTCCAGTATTGTAAGAGCATCTAATAATTCGCTGCTCATTTGCTTGTATCCCCCTACTCTTATTCAATTTTTTCATTTATGAAAAAACAACAGCCAGTCTTGCACTTGCTACTTTTTCATATGGAATGTCAATAGACTTTTTACGAGTTTTGATTTTCACTTCAATTTTTAAGTGTTGGCCATCAAACTCAAGTAATTTCCCTTCAAAACCTTTTTCTCCATCAATCGGTTCATAAGTTTTAATAAAGACATTTTTACCAATAGCCTTTTCAAAATCTTTTTCTTTTTTCAATGGACGCTCTGCACCCGGAGAGGATACTTCAAGAAAGTAGTTATGGGGAATTGGATCCACTTCGTCGAGTTTTTCACTTAGTCGCTCACTAACTAGACCACAATCCTCAATATCAACTCCTGTGTCCTTATCGATATATACGCGAAGATACCAGTTTTTACCTTCCTTCACATATTCAATATCCACTAATTCTAAGCTAAGTTCTTGAAAAATTGGTGCAGCCAGCTCTTCTACAACTTCCGTTACTTTGCTCATGCTTTACCTCCTTTTCTAAAATATTTCACCCATATTCTATGTAGTTCACGGTAAGTTTTATCAAATAACACTAAAAAACATTTGTAAACAAAACCAAGATGTATACAACTTTTAAGTGCAAGCACCTCGATTACATAACGAAAGAGTGGGTTTCCCCACTCTTGAACACGAGAGTATTTCTTAGTATTTCCAATAAAACTATACCATAACCATTGTTTTTATGCAAACACAACGGAGGTTTATCAGGATTATCCCTATTTAGAACAAAGATAGCTGGTTTTGCTCCGGTAGTGCATTTAGACAACCTTGTTTGTCTAAATATTCAAGAATGGTCTTAGAAACCTTTCCTCGTTGTTGAAGGTCTTCTTTTGATAAGAACTCTCCATCACCCCGTGCTTTTACAATATTAAAAGCTGCATTGGTTCCTAACCCAGGAATCGAATTAAATGGTGGAATGAGTGTATTCCCTTCAATAATAAAATCTGATGCATCTGATTTATATAAATCATAATTTTGGAAGGAAAATCCTCTTTCTGTCATTTCAAGTGCTAGCTCTAGAACAGTAAGGAGGTTTTTCTCTTTATTGGATGCTTCCAGACCTTTTGCGTTAATTTCCTCTATTTTTGCCCGGATTGCTTCAGGCCCACGAGACATTGCTTCAATGTCAAAGTCCTCTGCACGAACCGTGAAATAAGCAGCATAGTAAAGAAGTGGCAGATGCACTTTAAAGTACGCAATCCGTACCGCCATTAATACATAGGCTGCCGCGTGTGCTTTAGGGAACATGTATTTGATCTTTTTGCAGGAGTCAATGTACCATTCTGGTACTTCGTTTCTCCGCATTTCGGCTTCCATTTCTTCACTTAAGCCCTTACCTTTACGGACAGATTCCATAATTTTAAAAGCAAATGAAGGTTCCAGCCCCTGATAAATCAAGTAGACCATGATATCATCACGACAGCCAATTACTTCACTTAAGTTACACGTTTGGTTGTGAATTAACTCCTGTGCATTCCCTAGCCATACGTCCGTTCCATGGGATAGTCCTGAAATCTGGACGAGTTCTGAAAATGTTGTTGGCTTTGTATCTTCAAGCATTTGTCTGACAAATCGAGTCCCAAACTCAGGAATCCCTAGTGTACCCGTTTTACACATGATTTGTTGTTCTGTTACACCCAACGATTCTGTTCCACTAAAGATTTTCATTACTTCAGGGTCATCCGTCGGAATGGTTTTAGGATCCATTCCACTTAGATCTTGCAGCATTCTGATGACAGTTGGATCATCGTGTCCGAGTATATCAAGCTTTAAGACATTATCATGGATGGAATGGAAATCAAAATGGGTTGTTTTCCATTCGGAATTTCTATCGTCTGCCGGGAATTGAATCGGTGAGAAATCATATACATCCATATAATCAGGAATTACGATAATCCCACCAGGATGCTGTCCTGTTGTTCTTTTCACACCTGTACAACCAGAAGCGAGCCTCTCCACTTCTGCACCACGCAGTTGAAGGTTGTTATCCTGCTGATAGGCCTTTACATATCCAAATGCTGTTTTATCTGCAACCGTACCAATGGTTCCTGCACGATAGACATACTCCTCACCAAACAGCACTTTCGTATAGTTATGAGCACGTGGTTGATATTCCCCCGAGAAGTTCAAGTCGATATCGGGAACCTTGTCCCCTTTAAAGCCAAGGAAGGTTTCAAACGGAATATCGTGTCCATCCTTTTTGTACTTTGCGCCGCACTGTGGACAATCTTTATCTGGCAAATCAAATCCTGATCCAACAGAACCATCATTAAAGAATTCTGAATGCTTACAGGTTGGACAAACATAATGTGGCGGTAATGGGTTCACTTCCGTTATCTCCGT from Bacillus sp. SLBN-46 encodes:
- the nusA gene encoding transcription termination factor NusA, which encodes MSSELLDALTILEREKGISRDILIDAIEAALVSAYRRNFNQAQNVRIDLNLQSGSMRVFARKEVVDEVFDPRLEISIADAQHINPNYQVEDVVEMEVTPKDFGRIAAQTAKQVVTQRVREAERGIIYSEFIDREEDIMTGIVQRLDSKFIYVSLGKIEALLPLNEQMPNERYKPHDRIKVFITKVEKTTKGPQIFVSRTHPGLLKRLFEIEVPEIYDGTVEIKSVAREAGDRSKISVHSDNPEVDPVGSCVGPKGTRVQAVVNELKGEKIDIVKWSDDPVVFVANSLSPSKVLDVMVNENEKATTVVVPDYQLSLAIGKRGQNARLAAKLTGWKIDIKAETEARELGIYPREETIRLFDNQVDTDFDYEDDDLD
- a CDS encoding YlxQ family RNA-binding protein: MKQNQWMSLLGLANRARKIISGEELALKDIRNGKAKLVLLAADASANTTKKITDKCNSYHVQLKIVEDRHLLGQAIGKEARVVVAVLDEGFAKKLVTLLD
- the rnpM gene encoding RNase P modulator RnpM, which produces MNTRKKVPMRKCVATGEMKPKKELVRIVRSKEGDVTIDLTGKKSGRGAYLSRDKEAILLAKKKNTLANHLEVSINDSIYEELLELIEKEN
- the rbfA gene encoding 30S ribosome-binding factor RbfA; its protein translation is MSHRANRVGEQMKKELSDIIGRKIKDPRIGFVTVTDVQVTGDLQQAKVYISVLGDDEQKENTLKGLAKAKGFIRTEIGHRIRLRKTPEIIFEWDESIDYGNRINTLLHQLHQDDDKPMEKNDEE
- the infB gene encoding translation initiation factor IF-2, with product MSKIRVYEYAKKHNISSKEIITKLKEMNIEVSNHMATIEDSEVKKLDATFNKKESTTQQSKQMGGGQQQRSNGRPAQQQQQQRPNQRPAQSGQKPQVQSKNAPKAFEEAADKSPTPKKVKVVSPPKAAEGKKQSQENQSKENKVFSSADKAKAKPYNNNQNRNNRNNNNNKKKTHTPVQQAQPQKKKEKELPAKITFSESLTVGELAKKIYREPSEIIKKLFLLGVMATINQVLDKDAIELIAGEYGVEVEEEIKIDTTDLEVYFTEDGAEDLVERPSVVTIMGHVDHGKTTLLDSIRNTKVTEGEAGGITQHIGAYQVVENGKKITFLDTPGHAAFTTMRARGAKITDITILVVAADDGVMPQTVEAINHAKAAEVPIIVAVNKMDKEAANADRVMQELTEHGLVSEAWGGDTIFVPLSAKTGEGIDTLLEMILLVSEVEEYKANPNRKAVGTVIEAQLDKGRGSVATLLVQNGTLKIGDPIVVGTTFGRVRAMVNDKGRRVKEAGPSTPVEITGLNDVPQAGDRFVVFEDEKTARQVGEARAQTALVAHRGEKSVVSLETLFDQLKQGEMKDLNIILKADVQGSAEAVAASLQKIDVEGVNIKIIHSGAGAINESDITLAAASNAIVIGFNVRPDVNAKRAAEAEKVDVRLHRIIYKVIEEIEAAMKGMLDPEFQEKIIGQAEVRQTFKVSKVGTIAGSFVTEGKITRDSGIRLVRNGVVIFEGQIDALKRFKDDAKEVSKGYECGVTIKNFNDVKEGDIIEAYVMEEIERK
- the rimP gene encoding ribosome maturation factor RimP; this translates as MSKVTEVVEELAAPIFQELSLELVDIEYVKEGKNWYLRVYIDKDTGVDIEDCGLVSERLSEKLDEVDPIPHNYFLEVSSPGAERPLKKEKDFEKAIGKNVFIKTYEPIDGEKGFEGKLLEFDGQHLKIEVKIKTRKKSIDIPYEKVASARLAVVFS
- the truB gene encoding tRNA pseudouridine(55) synthase TruB; this encodes MEGILPLFKPAGLTSHDCVFKLRKILKTKKVGHTGTLDPDVTGVLPICIGKATKVAEYITDAGKAYEGEVTIGFSTTTEDASGEVVEKKDVDRTILREEIQKVLDSLTGEIEQTPPMFSAVKVGGVRLYEYARKGIEVERPTRKVTIYSIELLDDRTEFSGETIQFRFRVSCSKGTYIRTLAVMIGERLGYPAHMSKLIRIQSAAFTLEDCLTFEEIEKLMETGEISSVLRPLESALSYLPKLQINDKVAEKVKNGAVLPIPEHLKTTNGPIIAETAEGLALAIYAKHPSKPDLLKPVKVLRNE
- a CDS encoding DUF503 domain-containing protein; translated protein: MIIGVAECECIIYDAHSLKEKRAVLQRILTRLKQKFNVSVAEVDFQDVWQRTKIAIAVVTSNRLSTEIELQNALKLIDSFPEIERTITEIDWL